CCGGCTCGAAATTCATTGAAGCCTATCCTCCGACAGCCTGGACGCTGGGCATATCCCGGAACACCGATTACATGAAGAAGTGGGCGGGAGCGATGATGCGGGAGGAGTGGACTGCCGCCCGCGATTCAGCCTTGTTCCAACCCGCGAACTGGTTGGCCATGGCCATGACCTCGGCCTTGTCGGGAGTCCCTTACAATCCGGGAGATGTTCCGTACCCGATGACTGGAACCACTCCGAACGCCGATGCGCCTGCACCCTACAGCGAACGACTCTGGTCGAGCTGGGTGACGATGGATGCGGCCGCCGGAGACGAAGCTTCGATGCAGCCGGCCTTCAAACCAGTGACCGTTCTTCATTTCCTGCAGGCCTTCGAGGAGTATGGGAACCCGGATTGGACCTACATCGGCAAATCCGTGAACTCCGGGGGAGCGGAAGTGGACGAGGTGGTGCTGATGGCCGCCTTCACCAAAGAAGTTCCGGAGGAGAACAAAGTGATTACGACCTTCGTCGCCTTCAATCCGGGATGGGAGGAACGTTACGCTCAGTTTGACCGCCTTGATTCGAATGGATCCGTGGGCAATGCAAACGTGAGCGGGCTCATCACCATTCCCGCCAAAAAGATGGCCATGAAGACGGTCGAATTCACGGGACTCTGAGGACGTCTGGATTGGCAGGCGGAGAGGCATGCGGGGCGGAATGAATTCCGCGTTCCGCGGGCTCTGTTCTTGGGCAGTGTGAAGGACATTTGTGTCCTTTGGGTGCGGAACAGGAGTGGAATTTGCGGAGAGGAACGGCGATCGCCGTTTCTTCGGCAGTGCGAGAGATTACGACCTTCTCCACTCCTCAACGAAATGGCTCTCGCCATTCCGCTCCCACTTCCTACGCGTCCCTATCTAACGATCTCATGGAGAGGAACGGCGATAGCCGTTTCTTCCGATGCGCTGGCAGGGAAGGGAGGCGCTAAAGCAACCTCCCCACTGTGAGTGTGTGGAGTGGATTTTTTTTCGCCTCCGCTCCGACGGCGGAGGGTTGCTCGTACTAACTGGGAGTCCGGCTTGCTCATTTCGTGGGTCCGTGCTGGGGTATAGGCTGTTGTGAAGTCTTCCTTTCAGAACCTTTTGCGGGCGTTTCGTTATCCGAATTATCGGCGGTTTTTCCTTGGGCAGGGGATTGCGGTGGCCGGGTTTTGGATGTCGGTCTCGGCGATGGGGTGGTTGCTCTACCGGTTGACCGATGATCCGTTTATGCTGGGTCTGATGGGGTTTTGCATGCACGGGCCTACCTTTTTTCTGACGCCTTTCGGCGGAGTGGTCGGTGACCGGATCAGTCGGCGCAATGTGATCATTGTCGCTCAGTCGATGAATTGTTTGATCTTTGCGGGGTTGGCGGTTTTGACCCTCATGGGAGTGGTGGAGGTTTGGCAGATCCTGACGGGTTGTGTCTTGCTGGGGATCGTGAAGGCATTTGAGATGCCGGCGCGTCAGGCCTTGGTGGTCGATGTTGTCGATCGTCGGGAGGATCTCTCCAACGCGATTGCTCTCAATTCGACGGTCTTTCACTGTGGCCGTTTGACGGGGCCGATTTTGGCCGGGGTGCTGATCATCCCGTTGGCCGGAGAAGGAGCCTGTTTTTTAATTCACAGTATCGGCCTGATCATAGCGGTGCGTTGTTTTGTTTCCCTGACGGTGAAGGGACCGAAGAAAAGCAGCGTGAAGAAGGCGGTCTTTCGCGAGATGGGGGAGGGATTTTCCTATGCCTTTGGTTTTCCGCCCGTGAGGGCTCTCTTGCTGCTCCTCTTCGCTTTTGCGTTGATGGGACAACCCTACAATAGCTTGCTCCCGGTTTTCGCTCGAACCGTTCTGGAGGGGAGCTCGTCAACCTTTGGGTTTTTGGTGGGAGCCAGTGGATTTGGGGCGGTGGTCGCGGCCTTGGGATTAGCTTCGCGCAGTTCCATCCTCGGGATGGGGCGCGTCATTTTCATCAGCGGTCTCGTTTATGGATTGGCCCTGTTTGCCTTTGCCGAGTCGCGGATGATGATTGCCTCGATTCTACTGCAATTTGTGGCAGGCTATACGAGTATCAATGTGATGGTCGGAGCCAATACAATCATCCAGACCTTGGTCGACGATCAGTTGCGGGGGAGGGTGATGAGTTTGCTGGGGATGGTCTATCTCGGAACTCTTCCTTTTGGGACTTTGATCTTCGGTCGGCTGGCGGCTTCGATCGGAGCTCCGCAAACGGTGATGTTCGGTGCGGCTGGAGTTTTGGCGGCGGTGGCGGTCTTCGGATATCGCCTGCCGGGCTTGCGTAAGGTTTCCCATTCCCGGTTGGTTGAGAAGGGGATCATGCCGGAGTCGGCCTCTTCGTAAGGCGGGGGATTTTTTGGTTTTCTCTGGAAACTAATTGGGGCAATAAGTCTGGGTATGAATCCTGTCCTCGGCACGGTGCTGCTTCTCATCGGGAGCAATGTCTTCATGACTTTTGCCTGGTATGCGCATTTAAAGGAACTGAATGCCAAGCCGTGGATTATCGCGGTCCTGGTTAGCTGGGGAATCGCGTTTTTCGAATATTCTCTGCAGGTGCCAGCGAATCGTCTCGGCTTCACACGGCTCTCAGTCGCGGAGTTGAAGGTCATGCAAGAGGTGATTACTCTGAGCGTCTTCGTGCCTTTCTCGGTGTTCTATCTGAAGGAGCCGCTGAAGCTTGATTACCTCTGGGCGGGTCTTTGCTTGGTCGGAGCGGTGTTTTTTATGTTTCGCGGAAAATTTGCCGGAGCCTGATCGGTCCGGGAGGCCCAGAGCTTTTTGAGCAGATCTTGGAAGGCTCTATCTATGGATGTGGTTGCCGTGTCGATCACGATGCGGTCCTCGGTCCATTTCTCGTAGTCGCGGTCGAGGACATCCTGCCAACTCGGCAGCCGGAGACCGGGAACTTCGTTCTTTCGGGTCTCTATCCGGATGCG
The sequence above is drawn from the Puniceicoccus vermicola genome and encodes:
- a CDS encoding MFS transporter produces the protein MKSSFQNLLRAFRYPNYRRFFLGQGIAVAGFWMSVSAMGWLLYRLTDDPFMLGLMGFCMHGPTFFLTPFGGVVGDRISRRNVIIVAQSMNCLIFAGLAVLTLMGVVEVWQILTGCVLLGIVKAFEMPARQALVVDVVDRREDLSNAIALNSTVFHCGRLTGPILAGVLIIPLAGEGACFLIHSIGLIIAVRCFVSLTVKGPKKSSVKKAVFREMGEGFSYAFGFPPVRALLLLLFAFALMGQPYNSLLPVFARTVLEGSSSTFGFLVGASGFGAVVAALGLASRSSILGMGRVIFISGLVYGLALFAFAESRMMIASILLQFVAGYTSINVMVGANTIIQTLVDDQLRGRVMSLLGMVYLGTLPFGTLIFGRLAASIGAPQTVMFGAAGVLAAVAVFGYRLPGLRKVSHSRLVEKGIMPESASS
- a CDS encoding DMT family protein, whose product is MNPVLGTVLLLIGSNVFMTFAWYAHLKELNAKPWIIAVLVSWGIAFFEYSLQVPANRLGFTRLSVAELKVMQEVITLSVFVPFSVFYLKEPLKLDYLWAGLCLVGAVFFMFRGKFAGA